One window from the genome of Accipiter gentilis chromosome 35, bAccGen1.1, whole genome shotgun sequence encodes:
- the GPS2 gene encoding LOW QUALITY PROTEIN: G protein pathway suppressor 2 (The sequence of the model RefSeq protein was modified relative to this genomic sequence to represent the inferred CDS: deleted 1 base in 1 codon) — translation MPALLERPKLSSAMARALHRHVMVERERKRQEEEEVDKMMEQKLREEQERRRKKEMEERMSLEETREQLLKLQEKLGALQEEKHQLFLQLKKVLHEEEKRRRKEQSDMTTLTAAAYQQGLAVHAGTHILNMQGSPGGHSRAGTLMAADRAKQMFGPPVITTRHFGAQPSFGAGGEHGQFQGAQGGPGPFAVGQSQHPFPPGQPVPVSYAGSQQIRGPSAFPALPFLPQQQPGGGYGLHGHFPPAQTGFLPPSSTIPLQKQLEHANSQSGFTDASGLPYPHPPRPASPGSFPPHGASPQQPHSSGFPPSPPRAPRHPFLPHGQAQRFYHK, via the exons ATGCCGGCGCTGCTGGAGCGGCCGAAGCTCTCCTCGGCCATGGCGCGGGCGCTGCACCGGCACGTCATGGTGGAGCGGGAGCGAAAGCGGCAGG aggaggaggaggtggacaaGATGATGGAGCAGAAGCTGCGGGAGGAGCAGGAGCGGCGCCGCAAGAAGGAGATGGAGGAGCGCATGTCGCTGGAGGAGACGCGCGAGCAG CTGCTGAAGCTGCAGGAGAAGCTGGGGGCGCTGCAGGAGGAGAAGCACCAGCTCTTCCTCCAGCTCAAGAAGGTTTTGCACGAGGAGGAGAAGCGGCGCCGCAAGGAGCAGAG tgacaTGACGACGCTGACGGCAGCGGCCTACCAGCAGGGGTTGGCCGTGCACGCCGGGACCCACATCCTCAACATGCAGG GCAGCCCCGGGGGGCACAGCCGCGCCGGGACCCTGATGGCGGCCGACCGAGCCAAGCAGATGTTCGGGCCCCCCGTCATCACC acgCGGCACTTTGGGGCGCAGCCGTCcttcggggccgggggggagcaCGGGCAGTTccagggggcgcagggggggcCCGGCCCCTTCGCCGTGGGGCAGAGCCAGCACCCCTTCCCCCCCGGGCAGCCCGTCCCAGTCAGCTACGCCGGCTCCCAGCAGATCCGCG GCCCCTCGGCGTTCCCGGCGTTGCCgttcctgccccagcagcagccgGGGGGCGGCTACGGCCTCCACGGGCACTTCCCCCCCGCCCAGACAG ggttcctgccccccagcagcaccatccccctgcagaagcagctggaacACGCCAACAGCCAGTCCGGCTTCACCGACGCC tcgGGGCTGCCCTACCCccacccgccccgccccgcctcccccggcAGTTTCCCGCCCCACGGCgccagcccccagcagccccacagc tcggggttcccccccagc cccccccgggccccccggCACCCCTTCCTGCCCCACGGCCAGGCCCAGCGCTTCTACCACAAGTGA